In Acidovorax sp. 106, the following proteins share a genomic window:
- a CDS encoding diguanylate cyclase: MRKSLDSDRANLLIVDDDITVIQVLAKALAGIGSVRYALNGTDALRLAEQEPPDVMLLDAHMPGMSGFEVLGAMRAQPLLEDVPVIFITSHSSQEMEEEGLAKGAADFIAKPFHPAIVAARVRTQVRLKRALDRLRQLSSTDALTGVANRRTLDELLLQECKRAQRNRAPLSVIMLDVDHFKRFNDTYGHAAGDEALKAVAQAMLASTNRPTDLVARYGGEEFAAVLPGTDGSGAMTVSKALMQNVAHLKIPHVASETGFLTVSVGISCCDQESLPWDMPRDGHDDPLTTPVPTVCATALLSTADQALYAAKQAGRARVSLLRWQGGSDSAIRRKHPQ; encoded by the coding sequence ATGCGCAAATCACTTGATTCAGACCGCGCCAATCTTCTGATCGTGGACGACGACATCACGGTGATCCAGGTTCTGGCCAAGGCACTTGCAGGCATCGGGAGTGTCCGTTATGCACTCAACGGTACCGATGCGCTGAGATTGGCCGAACAAGAACCGCCCGACGTGATGTTGCTGGACGCCCACATGCCGGGCATGTCGGGCTTCGAGGTCTTGGGGGCCATGCGCGCACAGCCCCTGTTGGAGGATGTGCCTGTCATCTTCATCACCAGCCACAGCAGCCAGGAAATGGAAGAAGAGGGCCTGGCCAAAGGCGCTGCTGATTTCATCGCCAAACCATTCCATCCGGCCATTGTTGCAGCACGCGTGAGAACACAAGTGCGGCTGAAACGTGCCCTGGACCGACTGCGCCAGCTCTCATCCACCGACGCACTGACGGGTGTCGCCAATCGGCGCACGCTGGATGAGTTATTGCTCCAAGAATGCAAGCGCGCTCAGCGCAACCGCGCGCCCTTGTCAGTGATCATGCTGGACGTGGATCATTTCAAACGCTTCAATGACACCTATGGACATGCTGCGGGAGATGAAGCCTTAAAGGCCGTAGCACAAGCCATGCTGGCATCCACCAATCGTCCTACCGACTTGGTAGCTCGCTACGGAGGAGAGGAATTTGCAGCTGTACTGCCAGGTACGGATGGATCAGGTGCGATGACAGTTTCTAAAGCTCTGATGCAAAACGTGGCTCACCTCAAAATCCCACACGTTGCATCCGAGACGGGGTTTCTCACCGTGTCAGTGGGCATTAGTTGCTGCGATCAAGAATCACTGCCCTGGGATATGCCACGCGACGGCCACGATGATCCCCTCACCACACCCGTTCCAACCGTGTGCGCAACAGCGTTACTGAGCACTGCTGACCAAGCTCTGTATGCAGCAAAACAAGCAGGTCGTGCGCGGGTATCGCTTTTGCGTTGGCAAGGAGGCAGTGATTCCGCGATCAGACGAAAGCACCCACAGTGA